The Alkalinema sp. FACHB-956 sequence GTAAGTTTTTGTTTGGCATTGCCACTGGGCGGCGTTTGGATTCTGTTCTGAAAGTGCTGAAAACCCAGGGAATTCCGATTCCTGACATTTTAATTACCAGTTTAGGCACCGAGATTTACTATCCCCCTCAGCTCAAGGCGGATGTGGCCTGGAACCACCATATCGATCACTGGTGGACACCCAAAGTCCTCCGTCGCATTATTGACCCCTTACCGGGCGTGGCCCTGCAACCCAAAACGGAGCAGAGTCGCTTTAAGGTGTCCTACTATTACGACGCCAATATCGCCCCCCCGCTCGAAGAAATCTTGACGCTACTGCGGCAACAGGAACTCTCCGTCAATACCACGCTGTCCTTTGGGCAATACCTGGATTTTGTGCCTGCGAGGGCGTCCAAAGGGCTGGCAGTGCGCTACGTGGCAAGGCAATGGAATATTCCGTTGGAGCGGGTTTTGGTGAATGGGGGATCGGGCGGGGATGAAGACATGCTACGGGGCGATACCTTGGGCGTTGTCGTCGCCAATCGCCATTGGGAAGAGTTATCCCTCTTAAACGAGACCGATCGCGTTTATTTCGCAGAGGGTGAACATGCCTGGGGCATTTTAGAAGCGATCGAGCATTATGACTTTTTCAACCTATAGCTTTTAACCCATAGCTTTTAACCCATAGCTTTTAACCCATAGCTTTTAACCCATAGCTTTTAACCCATAGTATTTTCAGCAGTAGTATTTCTAATTCATCGCGTTTCTAATTCACAGCGTTTCTAATTCACAGCATTTCTAATTTATAGCGTTTACTGATAGCGTTGATGTTGGATGATTAGCAAGGATATACATGATGCAACGATTATTAATTTGCACTGATCTCGATCGCACGTTACTGCCCAATGGCAAGCAGGCTGAATCTCCCACCGCACGGGAACGCTTTGCCCGTCTGGTCAGCCGTCCCGACGTGTTCCTAGCCTATGTCAGTGGTAGACACCGCGATTCCGTCGCCACTGCGATCGAGCGGTATCAACTCCCGGTGCCTAATTGGGTGGTGGGCGATGTGGGCAGTACGTTGTACCATGTGCAGGCCGATCGTTGGGAACCGTCCCATCTCTGGGAACAGGAAATTGCAGGTGACTGGCGGGGCTTAATCGCCGCAGACATTCAGCCATTCCTAGACGCCTTGAGCCTGCCCGAGTTAACCCCACAAGAAGCGGAAAAACAAAATCGCTACAAATTGAGCTATTACGTCCCCGTAGATGCGGACATTGAGGCATTGCAACACCGGATCAGTGCGCACTTGGCAGAGCAGACCATTGCCGCTAGTTTGATCTACAGCATCGATGAGGCTTTAGAAATTGGCCTATTGGATATCCTGCCTGCCCGTGCCACTAAGTTACATGCAGTGGAATTTTTGATGCGGCACCAAGGATTTGATTACGCCAATACGGTGTTTGCTGGGGATAGTGGCAATGATTTACCCGTATTGGCCAGTGCAGTGCCGTCGGTGCTGGTGGCGAACGCAACGCAGGATGTGATCGACCAGGCGCGACGGCAAGCCCAACAACAGGCCACCCTCGATCGTTTCTATCTGGCCCAGGGGAATTTTTTGGGCATGAATGGTCACTATAGTGCAGGCATTTTGGAAGGAATCGCCCATTACCATCCCCAGACTAAACCTTGGATGGAGTCGGGTTGGATGGAGTCGGGTTGGATGGAGTCGGGAGAGCAAGCGGGATCAGCCCACACACCGCAAGATTGAGTGCAATTTTGGGTTCTGGCTCGAGCCCCTGCATAAACGCCGATCGTGGCCTGTGTAAGGTTTCATCCTTTGCCATACCGTCGGGTCTGGCTCATCGAAACTAACACAGGAGCTCTATCCAATGCGAATTACGGACAACTTTGTCAAAACCTACAATTATTCCCGCTATCAATACACCACCACGGTGCGCCACCAAGGCACGGTCATTGCCTTTGCCATGGACGACAAGCGGCGAATTTATTATAGTGTGCTGGATTTGAGCCAGGGGGCCGCCAGTCAGACCGGATTTGATGGGGAATGTTGGCTAGAACAGCCCCAGTTGTTGCCTTTCCCGAAGGAAATCACCCAAGTGGGTTTTGGGATTGCAGATGCCACAGTCATGCCCCAGGTTAAACAGGGCGATCGCACGCCTGTTGCAGCGAACATGCAACTGCGGGCAGGCGAACTGGATGAATTTTTATCTTCTACGGCTCGCTTATCCGCTGATGCCCCCTTTCAGGTAATTTCCGATGGCAAAGCCCTCTATGTTTTACGCCAAGCGATCGCATCGGAACATCCCGATATGATCTATACCAATGGAAAAACACCGATCGTAAATTCCACCCTATTACTCGATCGCTTTATCCTAGTTGGCAATCGCCTCAGCTTAAAGCAAGAAGTTCGCTACCAACGCAGTCGCCATAAAACCCGCCCTCAAAGTGATAAAGATAGCTTGAATGCAGTGGATCTCGAAGGCAATCCCTTCATGGAACCCACCCAGGAATTAGAATTTATTCAGAACCTCAGCCAAGGGCGCTTTACGGCATTAGTTTTACCCACCGAAATTGCAACGATTAAACAATGGCAGATCTTTGCTTATAACCGCAAAACCCAAATGATTGATGCCTACAATCTGGAGCAATCTCCCGATGG is a genomic window containing:
- a CDS encoding HAD-IIB family hydrolase; amino-acid sequence: MMQRLLICTDLDRTLLPNGKQAESPTARERFARLVSRPDVFLAYVSGRHRDSVATAIERYQLPVPNWVVGDVGSTLYHVQADRWEPSHLWEQEIAGDWRGLIAADIQPFLDALSLPELTPQEAEKQNRYKLSYYVPVDADIEALQHRISAHLAEQTIAASLIYSIDEALEIGLLDILPARATKLHAVEFLMRHQGFDYANTVFAGDSGNDLPVLASAVPSVLVANATQDVIDQARRQAQQQATLDRFYLAQGNFLGMNGHYSAGILEGIAHYHPQTKPWMESGWMESGWMESGEQAGSAHTPQD